A stretch of Sulfurimonas xiamenensis DNA encodes these proteins:
- a CDS encoding helix-turn-helix transcriptional regulator, with product MQKDNNYKVDSDIKVEVVSDIDKNTTEETKREEYSRKQAAYKLGISISTLDRLIKKGDARLLPRYYKIGSQYRFLKKSVEEFKENNPYYIGRVI from the coding sequence ATGCAAAAAGATAACAATTACAAAGTTGATAGTGATATAAAAGTAGAGGTGGTTTCTGATATTGATAAAAATACAACAGAAGAAACTAAACGCGAGGAATATTCTCGAAAACAGGCGGCATACAAGCTCGGAATAAGTATTTCAACTTTAGATAGGTTGATAAAAAAAGGTGATGCAAGATTATTACCTAGGTATTATAAAATAGGTTCACAGTACAGATTTTTGAAGAAGTCGGTGGAAGAATTTAAAGAAAATAATCCCTACTATATTGGGAGAGTTATATGA